The region CCACCTTTAAAGGAGAGATAGTATTAACAAGAATGTGTGCTCTTTTGTGGGCAGGAGAAAGACTAGACTCTCTCAAAACCTTTAGAGTAGagagaattctttttatttttttaattcacatttataAACTATGGCATAATGGCAGAGACAGAGAATTAGGCACTAATAACTTTAAGATGACTTATATCAGGAAAGATAAATAGGTACATACCTTTCCCTTGAAGTCACTAGCTCAAGTTTCCCCATCacctttcttcagttcagtcatacAACTTGCAGTCATCCAATCTGATtccagtttgcttcttttttaaaatccaggtaCTATCCTCACTCACGGGTAAAATAGGTGGTAGATTTGGCCCATGCATTAAAACAGCACACAGGTCAGTAAAGGTATATGATAAACATAAAAGAACTTCTGGTGCAGGTCTGCAGGTTATCATCATCttgagaaaagggggaaaatgtgAGGGtagcagagagaaagaagggtGGCTTTCAAGTAAAGAATCAAAGAAAGAAGGGGCTGTATTTCATCAGCATTTAGTATAGAGAGCACGAAATTCTGTatcttttggaaaattttaaacatatcgAATCTGGGTTAGATAGAGTGGCTATCATTGCACTCACTAAAGGAATCTAATTAAATTCAAAGatgaatttaaataataaataattgaatatatttaaataggTAAATAGCACTGCTGCTTCTTGTTTCTGTAGACATAGATAAATACTTGAGTTGGTATGCAAATTGGCTGTTTATGCACAAGGTAAACCTAAAATAGccagaggaggcagagaagacCCTTATGCTAAATGCTGAAGGGTACATTGCCTAGCACTTGGTGGATGCTTAATGGAATTTCTAAAAAAAGTAACAAATGGAAGTATTTAATTTAGATTCCATACACTTGAAATATTCAGTGTCAATGATAACATTGTGTATCACTAAAAAAGTAAATTTgatatttcaagaaaaacatttagaataacaataacaaaaagtgAAACTATCTCAGAGAACTTAGAACTTTCTTTTCTGGATCCagttttttcctgaaattcctcTCCAAAGGATTATGGAAAGGATTCTTCATATGCCTGACAGAATTTTAGTCTGTGTCTCAGAATCTAAATTCCTAAAAATTGCTGTCCTGGGCCATCTCTAGAGAAACAGCATAAagataaaggtttttttttttaaactgaaaaagcaTGCCTTCTTAGGTCTTAAGCAGTAcctgattcattctgattttgAGGGGATGGGCACTGAGGTCAAACAATAATCTAAATATgcctgttttccattttaaacagcCAGAGGCAGCAATGGGTGCTGCATACTGTTTTCAACAAGTGGCTGCCTAGTGCGGGATGAGGGAACAGTAGAAGAAGCAGCAATAACATTTGTCCCTGTACTTTCCATCAGGTCCTGCAGGCTTAGACTTCTGAATCAGGTAATGGAATGTGTTATCATCAAGGAGGGAAAGTGAGGTGGTATTGTACAGCACAACACAATGTGATATGCTTTTTGTAGTGCTGTGTGCTGCCTTGCCTGTTTCATCAAAAAAAAGCTCAGTGCAAGATCAAAAATACACTTTGAGGTGGATCTCTCTTCCTGTGATTTAGTCATTGTACTTCCAATACTTTTCTCTATTCTGTCCCCTTAATACTTCCTCAGAATCACAggcaaaaataaggaaatgggaGAGGTTCCAGGTAAGTCTGAATAGTATTTGTAGCCAAATTACTTTCACCTGTGAAAGAGAAAGTATGAATCATCCCACACAATCTTCTTGTTCTTTGCATAGAAGATGACTGGGAAACTGGGCAAGGAGAAATTTTAAGAAGCAGGAGATGTAGAGATCCCTAGTTTGAAACACGGAGGCTCATATTCCTCCAGAGAAAAGAAGCCAGtaagcaaacacaaaaataaataaatgaggaaataaatcaTTGATCCACAGCTTGTTAGCTTTTGTAAAGGATTTGGTTTAGTGAAACAGATGTGAAGTCTGAGATAGAAAAACCTAGATTTTACTTTGAATTAATCACTactatctttcagttcagttcagtcgctcagtcgtgtccgactctttgcaaccccatgaactgcaacaccccaggcctccctgtccatcaccaactcgcagagttcacccaaactcatgtccattgagtcggtgatgccatccaatcatctcatcctctgtcgtccccttctcctcctgccttcaatctttcccagcatcagggtctttccaaatgagtcagttcttcgcatcaggtggccaaagtattggagattcagcttcaacatcagtccttccaatgaacactcaggactgatcctctttaggatggactggttggatctccttgcagtccaagggactctcaagagtcttctccaacaccacagttcaaaagcatcaattctttagcactcagctttctttatagtccaactctcacatacatacatgaccactggaaaaaccatagccttgaccagatggacctttgtcagcaaagtaatgtctctgctttttaatatgctgtcaaggttggtcataacttaccttccaaggagcaagcatcttttaatttcatgactgcagtcaccatctgcaatgattttggagctccccaaaataaagtctgccactgttgccactgtttccccatctatttgccatgaaatgatgggactggatgccatgatcttagttttctgaatgttgagctttaaaccaactttttcactctcctctttcactttcatcaagaggccctttagttcttcttcactttctgccataagggtggtgttatctgcatatctgaggttactgatatttctgccggcaatcttgattccagcttgtgcttcatccagacaagcgtttctcatgaggcaaACAAATTAAGCATCCTGGccctgtccctgggtcagggaattTAATGACAGTAACTTACCCTGGACTCTGGGATGCCTGGTCCTTTTTGAAGGAAGTGTCTCAGTATTCAAAGAATATATATCAAGAAAGCTATATGGTGGATAGGTTTTCAAATAAGGGAAGTAAATTGAACAAAGTCAACATAGGCTAGAGGTATATGCTGTAGCTGAAATTTGCAAGTGGTCAACAAAGTTTAAGCATGAAATGCTAAGTTATGGGATACAGTGATCATATAATACATCATCCAAATGAGGATACTCTTGGGTGCTCaaggaatggaaagaaataaCATGGGAAAGAGAAGATAGAAACTGAAGTTTACTTTATTTAATGATATGTCAAGAAATTTGAGCTCTATATTCAAATGGATAAGGAGACTTTGAAGATTACCAAGTAGTATTAAAATGTCTTCAAAAGTATGCTATAGaacatattttctttgaaaaatacaaaaggcTAAGCAAATAAATGAGTGGATGTAGCTGGTAGTCTTCAAAAGACAGCTAAGAGTGGTAATAGGAAGGAAGGActgatattaaaattatttctggaaTAAAAATACAGCTTTTTCCCTGTCTAAGGATAGAATACAGATAATATATGTGCTGAGATGACCTGGACAAAGTAAGGACTAAGATACTTTGAGttataaggaaatatatatatccaAGATAAGCTAGAGGCACACCTGAGGAGGTCACAAAGATGTTGGTAGATCATGTGTTAGATGATGACAGCATTATCTAAAAATCAGAACTCAGTAATGGAGCTTATTTTGCCAAGGGATAAAGGCTGAAATGATTTAATCTTGGACATGAAGAACTTAAACTGTGGAAATTTAAGATGGAAATATCTAGTATGCATTTAGAAGGGATACTCAAGAATTGTGACATAGATTGCTTATACATTACTTGTCTGAAAATTATGTTGGTTACACCTTAGGTTATGAATCTAGTTTTGCTTGATAATCAACATTattctggagaagacaatggcaacccactccagtactcttgctggacaatcacatggatggaggagcctggtaggctgcagtccatggggtcgctgagaatcggatgtgactgagcaacttcaatttcacttttcactttcatgcattgaagaaggaaatggcaactcactccagtgttcttgtctggagaatcccagggacgggggagcctggtgggctgccatctatggtgtcgcacagagctggacatgactgaagcgacttagcagcagcagcaacaacattaTTCAATCTTTCTCTACCTCAGTATCTTCTTTTATTTGCTGACAAAGCTAAAACTATAATTTTGCAATTGTGGCTCTAAAATTACATTTATGTTAtttacaaaactttaaaaatattctttaatctttatttattcaataagctGTGCATTTTCATAATCACTATTATTCAAACTTGTTGGTACTgttataaatgtaattttatgtCAAACTGAAGTCTACATTCTCAAGGGTGATCTAaactaaatttctatttttcttttgtttgtttcttctcctAGGGTACAAACTTATGGATGGAAAAAATAGAGTCTCTTTATTGAATTAGTTATGCTGGTTTCCAACAATTCATGTGTACCccccaaatattttattcttaatggaattcctggtctggaaagagtACATGTATGGATCTCCCTCCCATTCTGCACAATGTATATCATCTCCCTTCTGGGAAACCTTGGCCTTGTGTATCTCATTCATCATGAGGAGTCCTTACATCAtccaatgtatttttttctggcaATGCTCTCCCTCGTTGATCTCTTTACCTGTACCACTACTCTACCCAATGCACTCTGCATCTTCTGGTTCAATCTCAAGGAAATTAACTTCAATGCTTGTTTAGTCCAGATGTTCTTTGTCCATGGGTTCACAGGTGTGGAGTCTGGAGTGCTCATGCTCATGGCTCtggaccgctatgtggccatttGCTACCCATTGCGCTATGCTACTATACTCACTAACTCTATCATTGCCAAAGCTGGACTTGTCACCTTTCTGAGGGGTGCATTGCTGATGATTCCTTTTCCATTCTTGGTTAAGCGTTTGCCTTTCTGCCAAAGCAATATTATCTCCCATACATATTGTGACCATATGTCAGTGGTGAAGTTATCCTGTTCCAGTATCAAGGTCAATGTCATCTATGGTCTGATGGTTGCCCTCCTGATTGGAGTGTTTGATATCTGCTGTATATCTGTATCATACACTATGATCCTTCGGG is a window of Cervus canadensis isolate Bull #8, Minnesota chromosome 11, ASM1932006v1, whole genome shotgun sequence DNA encoding:
- the LOC122450068 gene encoding olfactory receptor 52N5 → MLVSNNSCVPPKYFILNGIPGLERVHVWISLPFCTMYIISLLGNLGLVYLIHHEESLHHPMYFFLAMLSLVDLFTCTTTLPNALCIFWFNLKEINFNACLVQMFFVHGFTGVESGVLMLMALDRYVAICYPLRYATILTNSIIAKAGLVTFLRGALLMIPFPFLVKRLPFCQSNIISHTYCDHMSVVKLSCSSIKVNVIYGLMVALLIGVFDICCISVSYTMILRAVVSLSSADARQKAFSTCTAHISAIIVTYVPAFFTFFTHRFGGHTIPSSLHIIVANLYLLLPPTLNPIVYGVKTKQIRDNVIKLFQGEKGASTQGN